In Oryza sativa Japonica Group chromosome 1, ASM3414082v1, the genomic stretch ccgacccctGCGCCTGGAACGGCGTCTCCTGCGGCGCCGGGTCCGGGGCCGggggcgccgaccgccgcgtcGTGGCGCTGTCCCTCCCGAGGAAGGGCCTCGTGGGCTCCCTCCCGGCGTCGCCGCTCCCGGCCTCGCTCCGCCACCTCAACCTCCGCAGCAACCGCCTCTTCGGCGAGCTCcccgcgccgctcctctccgCTGCGGCGGGGCTGCAGAGCGTCGTGCTGTACGGGAACGAGCTGTACGGGCCGATCCCGCCGGAGCTCGGCGACCTCCCCTACCTCCAAATCCTCGACCTCTCCTCCAACTCCCTCAACGGCACGCTCCCGCCCGCGATCCTGagatgccgccgcctccgctccctcGCGCTCGGCTGGAACAACCTCACCGGCGCGCTGCCGCAGGGGTTTGCCAGGGGCCTGTCGGCGCTGGAGCACCTCGATTTGTCCCACAACCGCTTCTCCGGCGCCGTCCCGGAGGACATCGGCAACCTGTCCAGGCTCGAGGGGACGGTCGACCTCTCGCACAACCAGTTCTCCGGCCAGATTCCGGCGAGCCTTGGAAGATTGCCGGAGAAGGTCTACATTGATCTCACGTACAACAATCTGTCCGGCCCGATTCCGCAGAATGGGGCGCTGGAGAACCGGGGGCCGACGGCGTTCGTCGGCAACCCGGGCCTCTGCGGGCCGCCGCTCAAGAACCCGTGCTCGCCGGACGCCATGCCGTCGTCCAATCCGTTTGTGCCCAAGGATGGGGGCTCCGGCGCCCCCGGTGCTGGGAAGAACAAGGGGTTGGGGAAGGTTGCCATTGTAGCCATTGTGCTCAGTGATGTGGTGGGGATTCTGATCATTGCACTGGTGTTCTTCTACTGCTATTGGAGGGCTGTTTCCTCCAAGGAGAAGGGGAATGGTGGGGCTGCTGGTTCTAAGGGGTCCAGGTGTGGCAAGGATTGTGGGTGTTTTAGCCGGGACGAATCCGCCACGCCGTCGGAGCACACCGAGCAGTATGACCTCGTGCCGTTGGACCAGCAAGTGAGGTTCGATCTCGATGAGCTGCTCAAGGCATCAGCATTTGTGCTTGGGAAGAGCGGCATCGGGATCGTGTATAAGGTGGTTCTTGAGGACGGGCTTACGATGGCCGTCAGGCGGCTAGGAGAAGGGGGACTGCAGAGGTTTAAGGAGTTCCAGACTGAGGTTGAGGCCATTGGCAAGGTCCGCCATCCCAGCATTGTTACCTTGAGGGCTTATTACTGGTCTTATGATGAGAAGTTGTTGATATATGATTACATCCCTAATGGCAGCCTCTCTGCAGCAATCCATGGTATGCATTACTTATTTGCTGAGTTTCACATGACTGGTCAATTGGCATAAGAAAAGTGCCACAGTAGAATCACATCTTTGCATATATTATGATTTTGGTTTGTTAATTTATTACACTAGGACTCAAGGACACTAATTAGGTATGCTTTTGGCCAATAACTCTTCCCTCTGCTCTAGAAATTAGTACTAGGAATTCAATTTGGATGAACTTCGTTATTTTGCTAGGCGTTTTTTATGCTACCAGCTTATGCAAATTCAGTTCATTCATTCTGAAATAGACTTTTGCCAGTTGGCTGATTCTTATTTTCTAGGATTAGTGCCATGAGCACTCTCTCTGTTCTAAAAAAGTGAGCATTAATTTCAAGCAAGTGATGCCATCACTAAATACTAATACGGTtcggtaattttttttatcggtTTCAGGTAAACCTGGGACAATGACATTCACACCATTGCCATGGGATGGACGTCTAAAAATCATGCAAGGGGTTGCAAAGGGGCTATCTTTCTTGCATGAATTTAGCCCTAAAAAGTATATCCATGGGGACTTAAGGCCAAATAATGTCCTCCTTGGATCAAACATGGAGCCATACATATCAGATTTTGGGCTCGGACGGCTTGCAAATATTGCTGGAGGATCACCTTTCACACAATCAGATCATGCTGGTATAGAGAAAGCTCAGAGCCAGCAGTCCGATGCCTCGGTGAGCCCTCTTGTGGGCAAAGGATCATGCTATCAAGCACCAGAAGCACTGAAAACACTGAAACCATCTCAGAAATGGGATGTATACTCCTATGGTGTGATCTTGCTGGAAATGATCACCGGCAGATCGCCGGTTGTTCTCTTGGAGACTATGCAGATGGACCTTGTGCAATGGGTGCAGTTCTGTATTGAAGAAAAGAAACCATCTGCCGATGTGCTCGATCCTTCTCTCGCCAGAGACTCTGAACGGGAAGATGAGATGATCGCAGCACTGAAAGTTGCTCTCGCTTGCGTTCAGGCCAATCCAGAGCGAAGGCCCTCTATGAGGCATGTCGCAGAAACCCTGGATCACCTCAATGGTTCAGGCTAGAAAAGTAGTATCATGGAAGGCGGTCATTTTTTAGAGCATTTGATGGTTGTACAGCTCAAGGAAGGCAAGGAAGCTTAGGTGACTCAAGCTTCATCAGTTCGCTATGTAAAATTGTCATTTTCGCAGGACCCTCAGATTCTGCTCCGCTCTTAACATGTTAGATAGCCTTTTTCTGTTAGCTTGCTATCATGAGTTATGACTATTGTGCTTGCCTATAAGTCATGGGAATGGGTGAATTTAACTGTGTATGCTTGCAGCTTGCTCTCTGATAGTCTGAATGAACAAGAACTGATAGGATTATATGGAGCACTTTGTTTGGAGAACAGAGCCACGgatgtcattgagataggggtggcaaatagttatttgccaaatctaaaagtggcaaatagttaaaaccCCCTCTCCTTGTACTACTTAATtggtatcaatttttttttaccatggaAGCATGTTAGGGCCATGATTAAGAACTGCATATTTAAGCTTGGAGTCCTGAAAGCATGGACAGTACTCTCACCGTTAGATGGAATAGAATATGGCCAAGTGCTAGAGTGGTTTTACTTTGTGCTGTACATGTGGTGTACTTCTATTTGGCCTTAGAAATTTTTACATGGGCCCTTTCAGCAAAAGCGATGTGGCATCATTGATTTTTAGTACTAGAATACATATACCTTCCTGGTTGATAAGAGGCAGTCACAATATGTTACTGTAGGGATCAGGTTGTTTTTCCTTCAAGAACctgttcagaattcagatacCTTGAATTTTCCTTGTGAAGTTGTTGCATTTTTCACTAGCAGCACATGATGTGGAATTCTGTTTCCATCTACATCAATTCTAGTGGAGTTAacatccatctctctctctctggttgTTGCGAACAGTTTCACT encodes the following:
- the LOC4323994 gene encoding receptor protein kinase-like protein ZAR1, with the translated sequence MVLLLLLLLALPAAAGGLAADGQALLAFKAAVLRDPEGALADWDASTAADPCAWNGVSCGAGSGAGGADRRVVALSLPRKGLVGSLPASPLPASLRHLNLRSNRLFGELPAPLLSAAAGLQSVVLYGNELYGPIPPELGDLPYLQILDLSSNSLNGTLPPAILRCRRLRSLALGWNNLTGALPQGFARGLSALEHLDLSHNRFSGAVPEDIGNLSRLEGTVDLSHNQFSGQIPASLGRLPEKVYIDLTYNNLSGPIPQNGALENRGPTAFVGNPGLCGPPLKNPCSPDAMPSSNPFVPKDGGSGAPGAGKNKGLGKVAIVAIVLSDVVGILIIALVFFYCYWRAVSSKEKGNGGAAGSKGSRCGKDCGCFSRDESATPSEHTEQYDLVPLDQQVRFDLDELLKASAFVLGKSGIGIVYKVVLEDGLTMAVRRLGEGGLQRFKEFQTEVEAIGKVRHPSIVTLRAYYWSYDEKLLIYDYIPNGSLSAAIHGKPGTMTFTPLPWDGRLKIMQGVAKGLSFLHEFSPKKYIHGDLRPNNVLLGSNMEPYISDFGLGRLANIAGGSPFTQSDHAGIEKAQSQQSDASVSPLVGKGSCYQAPEALKTLKPSQKWDVYSYGVILLEMITGRSPVVLLETMQMDLVQWVQFCIEEKKPSADVLDPSLARDSEREDEMIAALKVALACVQANPERRPSMRHVAETLDHLNGSG